The DNA region CACCGGTCACCGATGCGATCACAGGGCATCCGATCCCGGGCGGGCCGTCCACGATGATGAGAGGATGCCCCCCCTCCTCGGCAAGCCGGCGTGCCTCCCGGCGGACCGTGGAGACCAGCTTGCCGGAATTTTCGGCTGCAACGCCCAGACGGGCGTGAACCATGGGGCCGCAGCGGGTATCGGATATCATCCATTCGCCGCAGCGGCGCTCAGGGAAATCTATGGCGCCTTCGGGGCAGAACCTCACGCACACCCCGCAGCCCTCACAGGAGACTGAGTCTATCTCATATTTCTTCGCCCCAGACGACTCCCCGCTCATCTTCACGGCATCGAAGCGGCAGCATTCCATGCACGCGCCGCAACCGGTGCAGTCCGCCTGCCTGATGATCGCCTCGCGTCCGCTCATGAACTCGTGGCGCTCCTTGACCCGGGGCGAGAGGACGAGATGCAGATCGGCCGCATCCACGTCGCAGTCCGCGACGACGGGACGATCGGCGAGCACGGCAAAGGACGCAGCCACGCTGGTCTTGCCGGTCCCCCCCTTGCCGCTGATGACGACTAGCTCCTTCATGATCCTTTGGACCTCTCCGCGCGCGAGTAATAGATCTTCTCACCGACCCGTTCAGAAACGACAACGCCGACCTTCATGAGGCTGTCGATGAGCTTCATAACCTCCAGCCGGTTCAGGCGAAGCCCGCCTGCGA from bacterium includes:
- a CDS encoding ATP-binding protein, which encodes MKELVVISGKGGTGKTSVAASFAVLADRPVVADCDVDAADLHLVLSPRVKERHEFMSGREAIIRQADCTGCGACMECCRFDAVKMSGESSGAKKYEIDSVSCEGCGVCVRFCPEGAIDFPERRCGEWMISDTRCGPMVHARLGVAAENSGKLVSTVRREARRLAEEGGHPLIIVDGPPGIGCPVIASVTGATVVLIVTEPTVSGEHDLERVLSLTRHFDIPAFVCVNKWDINAQMTERIERKALQAGARVAGRIRYDRSVTLAQIQQKAVVEIEAPCAEDIRQIWMSLAL